Proteins from a single region of Catenulispora acidiphila DSM 44928:
- a CDS encoding type I polyketide synthase — protein MPVARDRRELVVGIGPCGVPNARLAAAVERGGGTGVVDLGTGGRTARDELALAAEWLPDGFGVRCGQDCGLEPAELAGIGLGRINLVVLGVDSPWRAADLVHADPDPGYRILVEVTSVAEARAAATAGAHGLIARGSEAGGRIGELSTFVLLQRLLAEPGLDSDLPIWAAGGIGDHTAAAAVVGGAAGVVLDTQLALLPEAELPEPIRAALRVMDGSETVVVDGRRVLRTAASASHIPIGQDGFLANRFLKRHTDTAGAVRAMHAAIIEALCDADAAESLVPQGPLAATLGVRVPVAQGPMTRVSDQASFAATVAEDGALPFLALALATGEQTRTMMEQTAAALGERPWGVGVLGFAPAEVRTAQLDIIKELRPACVIVAGGRPAQARALEDVGIATFLHTPSPGLLSQFLTAGARRFVFEGSECGGHTGPRASFPLWEAQLGVIEDWLAEQPQRKAKDKGNANANTAEPANNLQILFAGGIHDARSAAMVAAMSRSAVAAGVQIGVLMGTAYLFTEEAVTRGAIQPLFQRQAIAADATALLESAPGHTTRGIVSPFTTEFQNLRQQLHADDVPQREAWERLEQLNIGRLRIASKGLLREGMELVSIDEDRQLREGLFMAGQVAVLRDSVTTVADLHADVTEGACAFYATRHEEAVRTLGIRSEADDPVHELPAPLDIAIVGMACVFPGSPDLAAFWATVLDGADRITEVPAERWDPDIFFDPDAVGSAAGRGTPSKWGGFLPPIPFDPLRYGIPPNALSSIEPTQLLALEVARRALVDAGYDRPGVDHDRTSVVFGAEAGSDLSNAGVLRTTLPTYLGTLPADLDDQLPRLTEDSFTGVLANVIAGRVANRLDLGGANFTVDAACASSLAAVDIACKELTLGTSDLVLCGGVDLHNGINDFLLFSSVHALSPTGRSRAFDADADGIALGEGAACVVLKRLADAERDGDRVYAVVKGVGSASDGRALGLTAPRPEGQRRALERSYRSAHVSPARVGLVEAHGTGTVVGDRTELSTLTKLFTEAGAEPGGCALGSVKSQIGHTKCAAGLAGLVKTTLAVHTGVRPPTVNITRPNPAWTAAESPFTFHAAASPWALPPGERIAGVSAFGFGGTNFHVVLSGHERAVDPRHTRSEWPAELFVFRGADRDAAHRAIKTLMSRTAADASRTPWRLRDLALAAARAADARTDRAWVAIVASDLDDLATFADRALAGEHDPAEGLHQPPDTVYFGSGAAEPGGTAFLFPGQGSQRPGMLADLFVAFPELQHYLRLGGEYADVLNPPRAFDDATAVNQDLRIRDTRVAQPVLGIGGLAVDHLLRKLGIKPDAVGGHSYGELVALASAGALDPATLLDASRGRAQAILAAAGDDPGAMAAVAAGSEEIAALLEQHGLADRVVPANQNSPKQVVISGPTAAVDEAVSHLRAAGVGAKRIPVACAFHSPVVAAAGDSFGQLLAHMPVRAPETPVYANRTAAPYGPTADEVRAELSAQIGSPVRFVEQVEAMYSAGIRVFVEAGPGRVLTRLVDAILKDRPHVAVACEEQPGAGVRGLLTAVARLAVSGVELRTGWLFEGRDVQDAATATAAARPGWTVDGHLVRTADGACVPGGLAPARRISLEGSTLTPRSVPPADQDALLAEFLKTNREMIAAQRDVMLAYLGAAPAGRMVWQEAETPTPLAIPTVQQPIPAKVIEPATEPARTTDLLGTILEIISARTGYPSDMIEPDLDLEAELSIDSIKRTEIAGELAERLGLAASQLEDDQLEELAKARTANAIAHWLREHLDDGPEPQAVTIAPASSGPDAAASALAPKRFIMREEEHSFGEPADTGALTNTRFAIIGASGSDPLAQTLSSRLADLGVTVEIGVDRVDAATGPDGIVHLGALSAGDGEESRLLPHGFADIKQALARSPRWFLAAAPLQDRSASAGLRGLWRTIDREYPQTTARLVELDRDASAEDLAAQLIEEIVRPDREPLILRRDGLRHRIAAVETPLGALASSGAGPAGDGAAEVQALGLDRDSVVVLIGGARGITAHLAETLAATSRCRVELVGRTALPEGAEPAATASAADGPALRAALIAGGLSAPAQIEREASRILAAREASATLARVGALGSAVRYHSLDVQNGEALHRLLKGIHAEHGRIDAVFYAAGVIEDKLIADKDPESFARVFATKAEGARVLLSGLDDLPERPRYTVLFGSIAAVFGNRGQCDYASANDALEALGADWSARTGAHCLTVHWGPWAPSAEHGGMVTPELAQSYGKRGIALIDPEEGVLALLRELAWGDGAGSVVYSASQW, from the coding sequence ATGCCCGTTGCACGCGACCGACGAGAACTGGTCGTCGGGATCGGACCCTGCGGTGTCCCGAACGCCCGGCTGGCCGCGGCGGTCGAGCGGGGCGGGGGCACCGGGGTCGTGGACCTCGGCACGGGGGGACGCACGGCGCGCGACGAACTCGCCCTCGCCGCCGAATGGCTGCCCGACGGATTCGGCGTGAGATGCGGGCAGGACTGCGGACTGGAACCCGCCGAGCTGGCCGGGATCGGCTTAGGACGAATCAACCTGGTCGTGCTCGGCGTCGACTCGCCATGGCGCGCCGCCGACCTCGTGCACGCCGACCCCGACCCCGGTTACCGCATCCTCGTCGAGGTGACGAGCGTCGCCGAAGCACGCGCCGCCGCGACCGCAGGCGCCCACGGACTCATCGCCCGCGGATCCGAAGCAGGCGGCCGCATCGGCGAGCTGAGCACCTTCGTCCTCCTCCAGCGCCTCCTCGCCGAGCCCGGTCTCGATTCCGACCTCCCGATCTGGGCCGCCGGCGGCATCGGCGACCACACCGCCGCAGCGGCAGTCGTCGGCGGCGCCGCCGGAGTCGTCCTGGACACCCAGCTGGCGCTGCTACCGGAAGCCGAGCTGCCCGAGCCGATCCGCGCCGCGTTGCGTGTCATGGACGGATCGGAAACCGTCGTCGTTGACGGCCGCCGAGTCCTGCGCACCGCCGCGTCGGCTTCCCACATCCCCATCGGCCAGGACGGCTTTCTCGCCAACCGCTTCCTGAAGCGCCACACAGACACGGCCGGAGCAGTACGCGCCATGCACGCGGCGATCATCGAAGCACTCTGCGATGCGGACGCTGCCGAATCCCTTGTCCCACAAGGCCCGCTCGCCGCCACGCTCGGAGTCCGCGTGCCAGTAGCTCAGGGCCCGATGACGCGCGTCAGCGACCAAGCATCGTTCGCCGCAACCGTCGCCGAAGACGGGGCGCTTCCCTTCCTCGCCCTGGCTCTCGCGACTGGCGAGCAGACCCGCACGATGATGGAGCAGACCGCGGCGGCGCTCGGCGAACGCCCCTGGGGCGTCGGGGTTCTCGGATTCGCTCCCGCAGAAGTCCGGACCGCGCAGCTAGACATCATTAAAGAGCTGCGACCGGCATGCGTGATCGTCGCCGGTGGACGCCCCGCGCAGGCGCGTGCCCTGGAAGACGTCGGCATCGCAACCTTCTTGCACACTCCCTCCCCCGGCCTGCTCAGCCAGTTCCTCACAGCCGGCGCCCGCAGGTTCGTCTTCGAAGGCTCCGAGTGCGGCGGTCATACCGGTCCGCGCGCCAGCTTTCCGCTCTGGGAGGCGCAGCTGGGCGTCATCGAGGACTGGCTCGCCGAGCAGCCGCAGCGCAAGGCCAAGGACAAGGGCAACGCCAACGCCAACACCGCCGAGCCCGCGAACAACCTCCAGATTCTGTTCGCCGGCGGCATCCACGACGCGCGTTCCGCCGCGATGGTCGCCGCCATGTCCCGCTCGGCCGTCGCCGCCGGAGTCCAGATCGGCGTGCTCATGGGCACCGCCTACCTGTTCACCGAAGAAGCCGTTACGCGCGGCGCGATCCAGCCTTTGTTCCAACGTCAAGCCATCGCCGCCGACGCGACCGCACTGCTGGAATCAGCACCCGGACACACCACGCGCGGCATCGTCAGTCCGTTCACGACCGAGTTCCAAAACCTGCGGCAACAGCTCCACGCCGACGACGTCCCGCAGCGCGAAGCCTGGGAACGGCTCGAGCAGCTCAACATCGGCCGCCTGCGCATCGCCAGCAAAGGCCTGCTGCGCGAAGGCATGGAATTGGTGAGCATCGACGAGGACCGCCAGCTTCGCGAAGGGCTGTTCATGGCGGGGCAGGTCGCCGTTCTCCGCGACTCCGTCACCACCGTCGCCGACCTGCACGCCGACGTCACCGAAGGCGCGTGCGCGTTCTACGCCACCCGCCACGAGGAGGCGGTCCGCACCCTCGGCATACGCTCCGAAGCGGACGACCCAGTACACGAACTCCCGGCGCCTCTGGACATCGCGATCGTCGGCATGGCGTGCGTCTTCCCCGGTTCCCCAGACCTCGCGGCGTTCTGGGCAACCGTCCTCGACGGCGCGGACCGCATCACCGAGGTCCCGGCGGAGCGCTGGGATCCCGACATCTTCTTCGATCCGGACGCCGTCGGGTCGGCGGCCGGTCGCGGCACGCCCTCCAAGTGGGGCGGCTTCCTCCCGCCGATCCCCTTCGACCCGTTGCGCTACGGCATCCCGCCGAACGCACTGAGCAGCATCGAGCCGACGCAGCTGCTGGCGCTGGAGGTCGCCCGGCGCGCGCTCGTCGACGCCGGATACGACCGCCCCGGCGTGGACCACGACCGCACCTCGGTGGTCTTCGGCGCGGAAGCCGGCAGCGACCTGTCCAACGCCGGCGTGCTGCGCACCACGCTGCCGACGTACCTCGGCACGCTCCCCGCCGACCTGGACGACCAACTCCCGCGACTCACCGAGGACTCCTTCACCGGCGTCCTGGCCAACGTCATCGCCGGCCGCGTCGCCAACCGGCTGGATCTCGGCGGCGCCAACTTCACGGTCGACGCCGCGTGCGCCTCCTCGCTCGCCGCGGTCGACATCGCGTGCAAGGAGCTGACGCTCGGCACCAGCGACCTAGTCCTGTGCGGCGGCGTCGATCTGCACAACGGGATCAACGACTTCCTGCTGTTCTCCTCCGTCCACGCCCTGTCCCCCACCGGCCGCTCGCGCGCGTTCGACGCCGACGCCGACGGGATCGCGCTCGGCGAGGGCGCCGCGTGCGTCGTCCTGAAGCGGCTCGCGGACGCCGAACGCGACGGCGACCGCGTCTACGCGGTCGTGAAGGGCGTCGGCAGCGCCAGCGACGGACGCGCGCTCGGGCTGACGGCGCCACGGCCGGAGGGCCAGCGGCGCGCGCTGGAACGCTCCTACCGGTCGGCGCACGTGTCCCCGGCTCGAGTCGGCCTCGTCGAGGCGCACGGCACCGGGACGGTCGTGGGTGACCGCACTGAACTCAGTACCCTGACGAAGCTGTTCACCGAGGCGGGCGCCGAGCCCGGCGGCTGCGCCCTCGGCTCGGTGAAATCGCAGATCGGGCATACGAAGTGCGCGGCGGGCTTGGCGGGACTGGTCAAGACCACGCTCGCGGTGCATACCGGGGTACGTCCGCCGACAGTGAACATCACCCGCCCCAATCCGGCATGGACCGCGGCTGAGAGCCCTTTCACGTTTCACGCCGCCGCGTCGCCGTGGGCTCTGCCGCCAGGCGAGCGCATCGCGGGCGTCAGCGCTTTCGGGTTCGGCGGCACCAACTTCCATGTCGTGCTCTCCGGTCACGAACGCGCCGTGGATCCCCGGCACACTCGGTCCGAGTGGCCCGCCGAGCTGTTCGTCTTCCGTGGCGCCGACCGCGACGCCGCACATCGTGCGATCAAGACCCTGATGAGCCGAACGGCTGCCGACGCCAGCCGAACTCCGTGGCGGCTGCGCGATCTGGCGCTGGCGGCGGCTCGGGCCGCTGACGCCCGCACCGATCGCGCGTGGGTGGCGATCGTCGCATCAGACCTCGACGATCTGGCGACCTTCGCTGACCGCGCGCTGGCTGGTGAGCACGATCCAGCCGAAGGGCTGCATCAGCCGCCTGACACGGTGTACTTCGGATCTGGCGCCGCAGAACCCGGAGGCACCGCATTCCTGTTCCCCGGACAGGGAAGCCAGCGTCCCGGGATGCTCGCCGATTTGTTCGTCGCGTTCCCCGAGCTTCAGCATTATCTGCGGCTCGGCGGCGAGTACGCCGACGTCCTGAATCCGCCGCGGGCTTTCGACGACGCCACGGCAGTCAATCAGGATCTGCGCATCCGCGACACGCGAGTAGCGCAGCCGGTGCTGGGGATCGGCGGGCTCGCCGTGGACCACCTGCTACGCAAGCTCGGGATCAAGCCCGACGCGGTTGGCGGTCACAGCTATGGCGAACTCGTCGCGCTGGCAAGCGCCGGAGCCCTGGACCCCGCAACGCTTCTGGACGCCAGCCGCGGACGCGCTCAGGCGATCCTGGCGGCGGCCGGCGACGACCCAGGCGCCATGGCAGCGGTCGCCGCAGGCAGCGAGGAGATCGCCGCGCTGCTTGAACAGCATGGGCTCGCCGACCGCGTCGTGCCAGCAAATCAGAACTCTCCCAAGCAGGTCGTCATCTCCGGTCCTACTGCGGCGGTAGACGAGGCGGTGTCGCACCTGCGCGCCGCCGGAGTCGGGGCGAAGCGCATCCCGGTCGCCTGCGCGTTCCACAGTCCGGTCGTCGCGGCGGCCGGCGATTCGTTTGGCCAGCTTCTGGCGCACATGCCGGTGCGCGCTCCCGAAACGCCGGTCTACGCGAACCGGACGGCCGCGCCGTATGGTCCGACCGCCGACGAGGTCCGTGCGGAACTCAGTGCCCAGATCGGCTCGCCGGTGCGCTTCGTCGAGCAAGTCGAGGCGATGTATTCGGCGGGTATCCGGGTGTTCGTCGAAGCAGGACCCGGCAGAGTCCTGACACGCCTTGTGGACGCGATCCTGAAGGACCGTCCGCACGTCGCGGTCGCGTGCGAGGAGCAGCCAGGCGCCGGAGTGCGCGGCTTGCTCACGGCGGTCGCCCGGCTCGCCGTGTCCGGCGTCGAGCTCCGCACCGGCTGGCTGTTCGAAGGTCGCGACGTGCAGGACGCCGCCACCGCGACCGCCGCCGCCCGACCCGGCTGGACGGTCGACGGCCACCTCGTCCGCACCGCCGACGGCGCCTGTGTGCCCGGCGGCCTCGCCCCGGCTCGACGAATCTCCCTGGAGGGGAGCACCTTGACGCCCCGTTCCGTACCCCCGGCAGACCAGGACGCTCTGCTCGCCGAGTTCCTGAAGACCAACCGCGAGATGATCGCGGCGCAGCGCGACGTGATGCTGGCGTATCTCGGCGCCGCGCCCGCCGGACGCATGGTGTGGCAGGAAGCTGAGACGCCCACGCCACTGGCGATTCCCACGGTCCAGCAACCCATACCGGCGAAGGTCATCGAACCTGCCACTGAACCCGCTCGCACCACCGATCTACTGGGCACGATCCTCGAGATCATCAGCGCCCGAACCGGATACCCGTCCGACATGATCGAGCCCGACCTCGATCTCGAGGCGGAGCTGAGCATCGACTCCATCAAGCGCACGGAGATCGCGGGTGAACTCGCCGAACGCCTTGGTCTGGCCGCTTCCCAGCTTGAAGACGACCAGTTGGAGGAGCTCGCCAAGGCACGCACTGCGAACGCCATCGCCCACTGGCTCCGGGAGCATCTCGACGACGGACCCGAGCCTCAGGCAGTAACCATCGCGCCGGCATCATCGGGCCCTGATGCCGCAGCCTCTGCCCTCGCGCCGAAGCGCTTCATCATGCGCGAGGAGGAACACAGCTTCGGCGAGCCCGCCGATACTGGCGCTCTGACCAATACCCGCTTCGCGATCATCGGCGCATCCGGCTCCGATCCTCTGGCGCAGACGCTCTCGAGCCGGCTCGCCGACTTGGGCGTGACCGTCGAGATCGGCGTAGATCGGGTCGATGCCGCGACCGGTCCCGACGGAATCGTGCACCTCGGAGCCCTCAGCGCAGGCGACGGCGAGGAGTCCCGCCTCCTCCCCCACGGTTTCGCCGACATCAAGCAGGCGCTGGCTCGCTCGCCACGCTGGTTCCTCGCCGCCGCGCCGTTGCAGGACCGCAGCGCCAGTGCCGGGCTGCGCGGTCTGTGGCGCACCATCGACCGGGAGTACCCGCAGACCACTGCGCGGCTCGTCGAGCTGGATCGGGACGCGAGCGCCGAAGACCTTGCCGCGCAGCTGATCGAGGAGATCGTCCGCCCTGACCGGGAACCCCTCATCCTTCGCCGCGACGGACTCCGCCACCGGATCGCAGCCGTCGAAACCCCGTTGGGAGCACTGGCTTCGAGCGGAGCCGGTCCGGCGGGCGACGGAGCCGCCGAGGTCCAGGCTCTCGGTCTGGATCGCGACTCGGTCGTCGTGCTCATCGGCGGCGCGCGCGGGATCACCGCACACCTCGCCGAGACGCTGGCCGCCACATCCCGCTGCCGGGTCGAACTCGTCGGCCGCACCGCGCTGCCGGAGGGCGCCGAGCCGGCGGCGACGGCGTCCGCTGCGGACGGACCGGCTTTGCGTGCCGCACTGATCGCCGGTGGACTGAGCGCCCCGGCGCAGATCGAGCGCGAAGCCAGCCGCATCCTGGCGGCGCGCGAGGCATCCGCGACGCTTGCGCGGGTCGGCGCGCTGGGCAGCGCCGTGCGCTACCACTCGCTCGACGTGCAAAACGGCGAGGCGCTGCATCGACTACTGAAGGGCATCCACGCCGAGCACGGTCGCATCGACGCGGTCTTCTACGCCGCCGGTGTCATCGAGGACAAGCTCATCGCCGACAAGGATCCGGAGTCCTTCGCGCGCGTCTTCGCTACCAAGGCTGAGGGCGCTCGGGTCCTGCTCTCAGGGCTCGACGATCTGCCGGAGCGTCCCCGCTACACCGTGCTGTTCGGCAGCATCGCGGCCGTTTTCGGCAATCGCGGACAGTGTGACTACGCCAGTGCGAACGACGCGCTGGAAGCCCTAGGCGCGGACTGGTCGGCTCGGACCGGCGCGCATTGCCTGACCGTCCATTGGGGTCCCTGGGCTCCGTCCGCCGAACATGGCGGGATGGTGACGCCGGAGCTGGCGCAGTCCTACGGCAAGCGCGGGATCGCCCTGATCGATCCCGAGGAAGGCGTGCTGGCGCTGCTACGTGAGTTGGCGTGGGGTGACGGCGCGGGGTCGGTGGTCTACTCGGCCTCGCAATGGTGA
- a CDS encoding type I polyketide synthase codes for MVKADTAMESPETSAVAIVGMAVLLPGARDLDAYWRNLVAGTDCITDVPAHRWDPEFHDPAADPSRADRVYCRRGGFVDEFAEFDPLAFGIMPDSVSGAEPDQLIALRVAADAIADAGGRGRLPAGDRIGVILGRGGYLTPGLVRLDQRVRTANQLIRTLRELIPGLPEEKVAAVQEAFTDALGPNRPEAAIGLVPNLAASRIANRLDLRGPAYTVDAACASSLVAVDHAVAELVSGRCDTMLAGGVHHCHDVTFWSVFSQLGALSRTGRIRPFHRGADGILIGEGTGVVVLKRLADALTAGDRIYAVIRGTGVASDGRTASLLNPEPAGQTRAVRSAWVAAGLDPLAADAIGLLEAHGTATPTGDRAELSTLAEVFGPPRTDEAAGRPPALGSVKSMIGHTMPAAGIASLVKAALAVHHGVLPPTLHCEDPHPDMKGTRFRTLAEAEDWPETGTPRRAGVNAFGFGGINAHVVVEQAPRGRRRRAGGVGAVAGVAAEREIRLAADDLDSLAEMVDGVESGADPGSFAQRGEGACRIAMIDPTPRTFKLARRVIGNGKPWRGRGDLWFSARPLLAERGAEQIGFVFPGLELDFAPRVDDIAELLGASGLYKQSSDSVGSHGLGVFEVGRLLERALTEMGIRPAAVAGHSVGEWTAMVSGGMLAGSAVDDFVTGFDPDSVRVPGLVFGAVGASAERAAALLPRYPGIELSHDNGPNQCVVCGPEGAMDELLRELRRRNVLCQVLPFRSGFHTPMLEPYLGPIVEAFERFELRAPRVPVWSATLAAPFPREAEEVRRVFVRHLVETVRFRQTIEAMYDAGIRAFVQVGTGALATVIGDVLGERDHLTIAANAPQREGLAQLRRVAAAFWAEGFATSEAFFGGRGAKAAVERRSGLVRLDLGGALVGLRDSAAAAALAPLTSVSELTELDELAARHPVAAEVALLLRETAASTGAVLAARRLPGRLSPPPREERITLAVGTETMPYLLDHCFFPQQEGWPDVTDRFPVVPATTVIQHMMDAAGGLAVAVRDARFDQWTAAAPATEVEIVVRREGGEGGEAKVEFGPYARATIETGSAFSPPPAVWAIDVAGERPPSIAARALYDDRWMFHGPLFQGVRELTAVGDQHVRGVIAALETPGAILDNVGQLLGYWVMDTLPERSVVFPMGMKRIAFYGPTPRGSVGCHVRIRSVEDTVVVADAQLVSNGRVWVEISGWTDRRFGSHPETRAVEHDPGGALLARRQAGGWFAVFDRWTDPASRQLRMRSYLGAAERDAFEARPPRGRRQWLLGRIAAKDATRQAMWDEGGVREVFPAQIAVGNDDAGRPFVEGRHGTALPSLAVSIAHTGDVGVAIVRSAVGDHPLIGIDVEQIAARDQSTLDFALSEDELALLHRLAASGGEDVWFTRFWTAKEAVAKAMGTGLAGNPRSFAVVRAGMRDAVVDVNGHRIRVRFELLENPEDLPARQYVVAWTEGPDADDYEEADT; via the coding sequence ATGGTGAAAGCGGACACGGCGATGGAGAGCCCTGAGACGTCGGCGGTCGCCATCGTCGGCATGGCGGTGCTGCTGCCCGGAGCTCGGGACCTGGACGCCTACTGGCGCAACCTGGTCGCGGGCACCGACTGCATCACCGATGTCCCGGCACACCGGTGGGATCCGGAGTTCCACGACCCGGCGGCGGACCCCTCGCGCGCGGATCGCGTCTACTGTCGGCGCGGCGGGTTCGTGGACGAGTTCGCCGAGTTCGACCCGCTGGCGTTCGGGATCATGCCGGACTCGGTTTCCGGCGCGGAGCCAGACCAGTTGATCGCGCTGCGAGTGGCAGCCGACGCCATCGCCGACGCGGGCGGACGTGGGCGGCTTCCGGCGGGCGACCGGATCGGCGTCATCCTCGGTCGCGGCGGCTACCTGACACCCGGCTTGGTCCGCCTCGACCAGCGTGTCCGGACCGCCAACCAGCTCATTCGGACTCTTCGAGAGCTGATACCCGGCCTGCCCGAGGAGAAGGTGGCAGCGGTCCAGGAGGCCTTCACCGACGCGCTCGGTCCGAACCGTCCCGAGGCCGCGATCGGCTTGGTCCCGAACCTGGCTGCGTCCCGGATCGCGAACCGGCTGGACCTGCGCGGTCCGGCGTACACGGTGGATGCCGCGTGCGCCTCCTCGCTCGTCGCGGTCGACCATGCGGTCGCCGAGCTGGTGTCAGGACGCTGCGACACGATGCTCGCCGGAGGCGTTCACCACTGCCACGACGTCACCTTTTGGAGCGTGTTCAGCCAGCTCGGGGCGCTGTCGCGGACCGGGCGGATCCGTCCGTTCCATCGCGGCGCCGACGGGATTCTGATCGGCGAGGGTACCGGCGTGGTGGTGCTCAAGCGCCTGGCGGACGCGCTCACCGCCGGCGACCGGATCTACGCTGTGATCCGCGGTACCGGCGTGGCCAGCGACGGACGCACCGCGAGCCTGCTGAACCCGGAGCCTGCCGGACAGACCCGGGCGGTGCGCAGCGCTTGGGTGGCTGCCGGGCTGGACCCGCTCGCCGCCGATGCGATCGGACTGCTGGAGGCACACGGCACGGCGACGCCTACCGGCGACCGCGCGGAGCTGTCCACGCTCGCCGAGGTGTTCGGTCCGCCGCGCACCGACGAGGCTGCGGGGCGTCCGCCGGCGCTCGGGTCGGTGAAGTCGATGATCGGGCACACCATGCCGGCGGCGGGGATCGCCAGCCTGGTCAAGGCTGCGTTGGCGGTGCATCACGGCGTGCTGCCGCCGACGTTACATTGCGAGGATCCGCACCCTGATATGAAGGGCACGCGATTCCGAACGCTCGCGGAGGCTGAGGATTGGCCCGAGACCGGGACGCCCCGTCGGGCTGGTGTCAACGCGTTCGGGTTCGGCGGGATCAACGCGCATGTTGTGGTGGAGCAGGCGCCGCGCGGGCGTCGGCGGCGGGCTGGCGGCGTCGGTGCGGTCGCTGGTGTGGCGGCGGAGCGCGAGATCCGTTTGGCTGCCGACGATCTCGACTCGCTCGCTGAGATGGTGGACGGCGTGGAGTCGGGGGCGGATCCTGGCTCGTTCGCGCAGCGTGGCGAGGGTGCGTGCCGGATCGCGATGATCGATCCGACGCCTCGGACGTTCAAGCTGGCGCGGCGGGTCATCGGCAATGGGAAGCCGTGGCGCGGGCGCGGTGATCTGTGGTTCAGTGCGCGGCCTCTGCTGGCTGAGCGGGGCGCGGAGCAGATCGGATTCGTGTTTCCGGGGCTGGAGCTTGATTTCGCGCCGCGTGTTGATGACATTGCCGAGCTGCTTGGCGCGTCTGGGCTCTATAAGCAGAGTTCTGACAGCGTCGGCTCGCACGGGCTTGGTGTGTTCGAGGTTGGTCGGCTTCTGGAGCGTGCCCTGACGGAGATGGGCATTCGGCCGGCGGCAGTCGCAGGGCACAGTGTCGGTGAATGGACTGCGATGGTCAGCGGCGGGATGCTCGCCGGGTCTGCGGTGGACGATTTCGTCACCGGGTTCGATCCGGATTCGGTGCGGGTGCCCGGGTTGGTTTTCGGTGCTGTGGGTGCGAGCGCCGAGCGTGCTGCTGCCTTGCTGCCGCGGTATCCGGGGATTGAGTTGTCGCACGACAACGGGCCGAACCAGTGTGTGGTGTGCGGACCCGAGGGTGCGATGGACGAGTTGCTGCGGGAACTGCGGCGGCGGAACGTGCTGTGTCAGGTGCTGCCGTTCCGGTCAGGCTTTCACACGCCGATGCTCGAGCCGTATCTCGGTCCGATCGTTGAGGCGTTCGAGCGCTTCGAGCTGCGGGCGCCGCGCGTGCCGGTGTGGTCGGCGACGCTTGCCGCGCCGTTTCCGCGCGAGGCGGAGGAGGTGCGGCGGGTCTTCGTCCGGCACCTGGTGGAGACGGTGCGGTTCCGGCAGACGATCGAGGCGATGTACGACGCGGGGATCCGGGCTTTCGTGCAGGTCGGGACCGGGGCGTTGGCGACGGTGATCGGTGATGTGCTCGGCGAGCGCGATCATCTGACGATCGCCGCCAATGCGCCGCAGCGGGAGGGGTTGGCGCAGCTGCGGCGGGTCGCGGCGGCTTTCTGGGCCGAGGGATTCGCGACGAGCGAGGCGTTTTTCGGGGGGCGGGGAGCGAAGGCGGCGGTGGAGCGTCGCAGTGGTCTGGTTCGGTTGGATCTCGGCGGCGCGCTCGTTGGTTTGCGTGATTCGGCTGCGGCTGCGGCACTCGCGCCGCTCACGTCCGTCAGCGAGCTCACCGAACTCGACGAACTCGCGGCCCGGCATCCGGTGGCGGCTGAGGTTGCTCTGCTGCTGCGCGAGACGGCGGCGAGTACGGGAGCTGTTTTGGCTGCTCGGCGGCTACCTGGACGGTTGAGTCCACCGCCACGCGAGGAGCGAATCACGCTCGCTGTTGGCACCGAGACGATGCCTTACCTCCTGGACCACTGCTTCTTCCCGCAGCAGGAGGGCTGGCCGGATGTGACGGACCGGTTCCCTGTCGTCCCGGCTACCACCGTGATCCAGCACATGATGGATGCTGCGGGTGGTCTCGCTGTCGCGGTGCGGGATGCGCGCTTCGATCAGTGGACCGCTGCCGCGCCGGCTACCGAGGTGGAGATCGTCGTTCGGCGCGAGGGTGGCGAGGGTGGCGAGGCCAAGGTCGAGTTCGGACCGTATGCGCGCGCCACGATCGAAACAGGGTCCGCATTCTCACCGCCTCCAGCAGTATGGGCCATCGATGTGGCTGGCGAACGACCGCCATCTATTGCCGCACGAGCTCTCTATGACGACCGCTGGATGTTCCACGGACCGCTGTTTCAGGGAGTTCGAGAACTGACAGCGGTCGGTGATCAGCATGTGCGGGGCGTGATCGCTGCGCTGGAGACGCCGGGCGCCATCTTGGACAACGTCGGTCAGCTGCTCGGTTACTGGGTCATGGACACGTTGCCCGAGCGGAGCGTGGTGTTCCCGATGGGGATGAAGCGGATCGCGTTCTACGGTCCCACGCCGCGTGGATCAGTGGGCTGTCATGTTCGGATTCGGAGCGTCGAGGACACGGTTGTGGTCGCCGACGCTCAGCTCGTCAGTAATGGTCGAGTCTGGGTGGAGATATCCGGCTGGACCGATCGCCGGTTCGGGAGTCATCCGGAGACCAGGGCTGTCGAGCATGATCCGGGTGGTGCGCTGCTGGCGCGGCGGCAGGCGGGCGGCTGGTTCGCGGTGTTCGATCGCTGGACCGATCCGGCGTCGCGGCAGCTGCGGATGCGGAGCTACCTCGGTGCGGCTGAGCGAGACGCTTTTGAGGCGCGGCCGCCGCGTGGGCGGCGGCAGTGGCTGCTGGGGCGCATCGCCGCGAAGGACGCGACGCGGCAGGCGATGTGGGACGAGGGCGGGGTGCGCGAGGTCTTTCCCGCTCAGATCGCGGTGGGGAACGACGATGCCGGGCGTCCGTTTGTGGAGGGGCGGCATGGGACGGCGCTGCCATCGCTCGCGGTGTCGATCGCGCACACCGGGGATGTCGGCGTGGCGATCGTTCGCTCCGCAGTTGGAGATCACCCGCTGATCGGGATTGATGTCGAGCAGATCGCCGCTCGCGATCAGTCGACGCTCGATTTCGCTCTATCAGAGGACGAACTTGCCCTCCTTCATCGACTCGCAGCTAGCGGCGGCGAAGACGTGTGGTTCACCCGGTTCTGGACGGCGAAGGAAGCCGTCGCCAAGGCGATGGGGACCGGGTTGGCCGGGAACCCGCGGAGTTTCGCCGTCGTGCGCGCCGGGATGCGCGATGCCGTAGTGGACGTCAACGGGCATCGGATCCGCGTGCGCTTCGAGCTGCTCGAAAATCCCGAAGATCTGCCGGCCCGGCAGTACGTGGTCGCTTGGACCGAAGGGCCGGATGCCGACGACTATGAGGAGGCTGACACGTGA